One segment of Halococcus salsus DNA contains the following:
- a CDS encoding ferritin-like domain-containing protein codes for MTDDTTNSGEGVLELIGRVEGQVRSRREMMGDALKVGAGATALSALGAGTVGANSGSGSGSGSGDDPSDVDILNYALALEHLEYAFYDEFLANHSEWEVESSAVANYFARPTLQYSVYQQIEDVRDHEKAHVDALTETIEQLGGTPVEPADYEFPYDSMEEFVAVADRLESVGVSAYAGAAPMIDSEEVLTAALSIHSVEANHWTYFQLLHLQRPAPNAFNPARTMEQVLPIVKQFIVGASGGSGDDSEGDDGVEGDVVRQFTVQLSGDNEVPPVDTDASGEAGLTLVDTGDSYALRYDLSVMNIEDVTAAHFHLGGSEENGPVVAFLYGPNEDGTSEDGQIASGTITESDLVGPLEGKTVSDLQSMADEGLYVNVHTTANPDGEIRGQVPLE; via the coding sequence ATGACAGACGACACTACCAACTCCGGGGAGGGGGTCCTCGAACTGATCGGGCGAGTCGAAGGCCAGGTTCGCTCACGACGAGAGATGATGGGCGACGCGCTCAAAGTCGGAGCCGGCGCAACCGCGCTCTCGGCGCTCGGTGCCGGGACCGTCGGTGCCAACAGCGGTTCGGGCTCCGGCTCGGGTTCGGGCGACGACCCGAGCGACGTCGACATCCTGAACTACGCGCTCGCGCTCGAACACCTCGAGTACGCGTTCTACGACGAGTTCCTCGCCAACCACTCCGAGTGGGAGGTAGAGAGCTCGGCGGTCGCGAACTACTTCGCCCGCCCGACCCTCCAGTACTCGGTCTACCAGCAGATCGAGGACGTCCGGGACCACGAGAAAGCCCACGTCGACGCGCTCACCGAGACCATCGAGCAGCTGGGTGGCACACCGGTCGAACCCGCCGACTACGAGTTCCCCTACGACTCCATGGAGGAGTTCGTCGCCGTCGCCGACCGTCTGGAGTCGGTCGGCGTCTCGGCCTACGCCGGCGCGGCACCCATGATCGACAGCGAGGAGGTCCTCACGGCCGCGCTCTCGATCCACAGCGTCGAGGCCAACCACTGGACCTACTTCCAGCTCCTCCACCTCCAGCGCCCCGCGCCGAACGCGTTCAACCCGGCCCGGACGATGGAGCAGGTGCTCCCGATCGTCAAGCAGTTCATCGTCGGCGCGAGCGGCGGCAGCGGCGACGACTCCGAGGGTGACGACGGCGTCGAGGGCGACGTCGTCCGACAGTTCACCGTCCAGCTCTCGGGCGACAACGAGGTCCCACCGGTCGATACCGACGCCAGCGGCGAGGCGGGGCTCACGCTCGTCGATACCGGGGACAGCTACGCGCTCCGATACGACCTCTCGGTGATGAACATCGAGGACGTCACCGCGGCCCACTTCCATCTCGGTGGGTCAGAGGAGAACGGCCCGGTCGTCGCCTTCCTCTACGGTCCGAACGAGGACGGCACCAGCGAGGACGGCCAGATCGCGAGCGGGACGATCACCGAGTCCGACCTCGTGGGTCCGCTCGAAGGCAAGACCGTCTCCGACCTGCAGTCGATGGCCGACGAGGGGCTCTACGTGAACGTTCACACGACGGCCAACCCCGACGGCGAGATCCGCGGCCAGGTCCCGCTCGAATAG
- a CDS encoding mRNA 3'-end processing factor translates to MSSGVSLRDGVEITLSTGETFVADATEPAGDVVGLSHAHGDHLYTRAPEAVVCSDVTARLANARREDEAPLTRTTHPRVEQVPAGHVPGSRATVVDDPDGTTYLYTGDFSPRSRFLLDGFDAGAVADEYDVDVLVTETTYGKPEYVFDDQAVLEARIVDWLDETHDTPVLLFGYTLGRAQELELLVGRSNRERLFVTDATARLNAIIEDAYDVDFGAERYEEATTLGAGDALLLPAQTNRLSFVDSIAESTGALKAGFSGWAIEESFKYRGSYDEIFVLSDHSDFSELVDTVETLEPERVYTQHGFADAFATHLEAEFDLTARSLKNNQTALSDF, encoded by the coding sequence ATGAGCAGCGGTGTCAGCCTCCGGGACGGCGTAGAGATAACGCTCTCGACGGGCGAGACGTTCGTCGCGGACGCCACCGAACCCGCGGGCGACGTCGTGGGACTGAGCCACGCCCACGGCGACCACCTCTACACGCGCGCCCCCGAGGCGGTGGTCTGCTCCGACGTCACGGCTCGGCTGGCGAACGCGCGCCGCGAGGACGAGGCCCCCCTCACCCGGACCACCCATCCACGAGTCGAGCAGGTCCCGGCGGGTCACGTGCCGGGCTCCCGAGCGACGGTCGTCGACGACCCCGACGGGACCACCTACCTCTACACGGGCGACTTCTCGCCGCGATCCAGGTTTCTGCTCGACGGGTTCGACGCGGGCGCGGTCGCGGACGAGTACGACGTCGACGTTCTGGTCACCGAGACCACGTATGGAAAGCCCGAGTACGTCTTCGACGACCAGGCGGTGCTCGAAGCGCGTATCGTCGACTGGCTGGACGAGACCCACGACACGCCCGTCCTGCTCTTCGGCTACACCCTGGGTCGTGCCCAGGAGCTCGAGCTCCTGGTCGGGCGCTCGAATCGTGAGCGGCTGTTCGTTACGGACGCCACGGCGCGGCTGAACGCGATCATCGAGGACGCCTACGACGTCGACTTCGGGGCCGAACGCTACGAAGAGGCCACCACGCTCGGGGCGGGCGACGCGCTGCTCCTCCCGGCACAGACCAACCGGCTCTCGTTCGTCGACTCGATCGCCGAGTCGACCGGCGCGCTGAAGGCGGGCTTTTCGGGCTGGGCCATCGAGGAGTCGTTCAAGTATCGGGGGAGCTACGACGAGATATTCGTGCTCTCGGACCACAGCGACTTCTCCGAGTTGGTCGACACCGTCGAGACACTGGAGCCCGAGCGGGTCTACACCCAACACGGCTTCGCCGACGCGTTCGCGACCCACCTCGAAGCCGAGTTCGACCTCACCGCGCGGTCGTTGAAGAACAACCAGACCGCGCTGAGCGACTTCTGA